The genomic interval GTACTCTTTAATCTCGTGTGTATCCGTTGAACAGGCACCTAATACGAGTGAAGATGCAACCACCAAACCGAGTGTCTTGTTAAATTTCATTTTTTTGATTAGCCTCCTTGGGTATTTCAATAATGATGTTAATTAATTTCCACTCATTTCGCAAATACTTTTCTGTTCTATCCTTAATTTTTTTGTTATATTTTATAATAAGGACGGTGTATGACATGATTACTATGAAAGATATAATTAGAGACGGACACCCTACACTTCGTGAAAAAGCAAAAGAAGTTGAGTTTCCTTTATCAAATGAAGATCGCAATAAAATCCAAGAAATGCATGAGTTTTTAGTTAACAGCCAAGATGATGAAATCGCAAAAAAATACGGCTTACGTTCAGGTGTTGGTATTGCAGCACCTCAATTAAATATCTCTAAACGTATGCTTGCTGTTCATCTTCCTGATGATGGAGAAGGCAAATCTTATGAATTGATGTTAATCAACCCTAAAATTGTCAGCTATAGTGTTCAAGAAGCTTATCTGCCGACTGGCGAAGGCTGCTTAAGTGTTGATGAAGACATTCCAGGACTTGTTCATCGCCATAATCGTGTAACAGTTAAAGCGAAAGATATCGACGGCAACGACATTAACTTACGTCTTAAAGGTTATATTGCAATTGTAGTCCAACATGAAATTGATCATTTGGACGGCATTATGTTTTATGACCATATTGATAAAGAAAATCCGCTTCAACCGCACGAAGATGCTATCCGTCTGTTTTAAATAATAAGAACAACAAAACAAACCATATAGATTGCTTTTTGGGCAATCGTAATGAAGTGCTGATGTTAAAGTCAGCACTTTTTTATTTTGTCTTTTTATTGAGCTTGTTCAACTTGTGTATTCAACAAATGTCATGATTTCTGTTTTCATAAAATTGAATCCAGTCGTCTACTGTTATTTTCTCACTCAATTCACCGATTAAATCATAAGGTATATGATTGACATTGCGCATGCGGATACAGCTTTTCCCCATGTCCAGCTTTGTCGGCACGTCTTTTTGATAACGTGATATAAACCATCGCTTCAATTTTTCATCCCCATATATTCCCATATGATAGAGGTTGATAGAATTTTTCTGAGCTGCGATGCTGATAAAAGGAAGCGGTTCATCTTTGCGATTTAAATAACCATCAGGATACAGTGCTAACGGCACTACAAAACTTGGCATTCCATACTGCATAACAACCTGAAAACCCTTTGGCAAATGTTCAGCTACTGTTTCGAATAATTTTCTGAAGGCTGGTCGTCTTTTTTCATCAATTTTCATGATATAATCCTCAATCTCCACCCTATCAACCCTTTCTTTCCTTTAACATATGATTATTTTCCGACAAACAACTTATCAATAACCATTTAAATCGTATTTGTTTATATATGCGATGAATGCCCTTTCATCTTAGCATAGTTCAAGGTTATTCCCTTCTTTTTTGTTTACTATCTATCAGATTATTGGTATGCAAGTAAAACCGCTTTATTTATTGGTATACATCATGTAAAATAAGAGGTAACTGAAAATGAGTAAAAGTAGTAAGAGTCTCTAGTTATACTAAATTATTCATTTCAAAATAGAACGTCATTAAAATAAGTATCCTAGCAAACATACTGGGCAGTTAAGCTGGTATGTTGTATTTATTTATAAGAATAAGCTTGCACATCATTTATGATGAAATATACACCCAATAATTACTAGGATGTTAATTAATACTATATATGAAAAGAACTCAAACAATAGGAGGAAGAAATAAATTATGGCAATTTACAAAGTATTTTTTCAAGATGATAAATCAGAAGTGATCGTGCGTGAAAACACACACACTATCTACGTTGAAGGAAATTCTGAAGAAGAAGTAAGAAAATATTTGAAAAACAGAAATTATAACATTGAGTTTATAACTAAATTAGAGGGCGCACATTTAGAATATGAACAACAATCGGAAGATTATAAAGTGGAGCATATCCAATAATGAAGCAACTAAAAAATAATGAAGTCGGCGTATACGCACTTGGCGGACTTGGAGAAGTCGGCAAGAATACGTATGCTGTCGAATATAAAGATGAAATTGTCCTTATTGATGCAGGGATAAAATTCCCTGATGACAATTTATTAGGGATTGACTATGTCATCCCTGATTATTCTTATCTTGTACAAAACAAAGATAAGATTGTCGGGCTTTTCATCACACATGGACATGAAGACCATATCGGCGGTGTGCCCTTCTTATTAAAAGAACTTAATATACCGATATATGGCGGTCCTTTAGCACTTGGACTTATCCGCAACAAATTAGAAGAACATCATTTGCTAAGAACTGCTGAGTTGCATGAAATCAATGAAGATACAGAAATTGATTCTAAATATTTCAATATCTCATTTTATCTGACTACTCACAGTATTCCGGAAGCTTACGGTGTGATTGTGGATACTCCAGAAGGTAAAATTGTGCATACAGGTGATTTCAAATTTGATTTCACTCCTGTCGGCACACCTGCGAATATTGCAAAAATGGCCAAAATCGGTGAAGAAGGCGTTTTATGTCTTCTTTCTGATTCTACCAATGCTTTAGTCCCGAATTTCACTTTAAGTGAACGCGAAGTTGGACAAAATGTTGACAAAATTTTCCGTAAATGTACAGGCAGAATTATTTTTGCTACATTCGCTTCTAACATTTACCGCGTACAACAAGCTGTTGAAGCGGCTGTTAAATATAATCGGAAAATTGTTGTTTTTGGTCGTTCTATGGAAAATAACATTAAAATCGGGATGGAACTTGGTTACATTAAAGCACCACCTGAAACATTTATTGAACCTAATAAAATCAATTCAGTACCAAAACATGAATTGTTAATTTTATGTACTGGTTCTCAAGGTGAGCCAATGGCTGCACTTTCTAGAATTGCAAATGGTACACACAAACAAATTAAAATTATTCCTGAGGATACTGTTGTATTCAGTTCTTCACCTATCCCAGGCAACACAAAAAGTATTAACCGTACAATCAATGCATTGTACCGAGCTGGTGCAGATGTTATTCATAGTAAGATTTCTAATATCCACACATCAGGTCACGGTTCTCAAGGTGATCAGCAACTGATGCTTCGTTTGATTCGTCCGAAGTTCTTTATGCCGATTCATGGTGAGTATCGTATGTTGAAAGCACATTCTCAAACTGGTGTGCAATGCGGTGTTGAAGAAGATAATGTGTTTATCTTTGATAATGGTGATGTGTTGGCATTAACAAGAGATTCTGCACGTAAAGCAGGACGTATTCCGTCTGGAGATGTGCTGGTAGATGGAAGCGGTATTGGAGACATCGGTAATGTTGTTATCCGTGACCGTAAATTGTTATCTGAAGAAGGTTTAGTGATTGTTGTAGTAAGTATCGACTTCAATACAAACACTCTACTTTCAGGTCCTGATATTATTTCTCGTGGTTTTGTATACATGCGTGAATCAGGTCATTTAATTTATGATGCACAACGTAAAATTAAAACAGATGTCATCGGTAAATTAAACCAAAACAAAGATATACAATGGCATCAAATCAAGTCATCTATTATAGAAACATTGCAACCTTATCTTTATGAAAAAACAGCACGTAAACCCATGATTTTACCGGTAATTATGAAAGTAAATGAAGATGGCGAGCAAATTACTAAACCATCTAAACCGAAATCAAATTCTAAACCTAAGAAAAACAACAAAAAAGGTAATGGTTCGAACCCAAAAAATGAATCAAAAAATAATCAAGGCGGTCGTCCACCTAAACGCAATAATAACGGACGTAACGATCAATCTAAAAACAATAAACCCGCTAATAAAAAAGAATCAAGTTCTAAGTCAGGTTCAAACAGTACACAAAAACCACATCCAAAACCTAAAAATAAACCTGATTCTAAAAAAGAAAACAAAGAATAGTATATTTATATATTAAGAAATCCCGTATTACCAGTTTGGTAGTACGGGATTTTCTTATTTTCCTTGAGAGATAAACTCTAAAAATTCATCTCCCCATTTAATTACTATACATATATTTAGTGGACTAATTTTTTCTCAAATCTATTAAGGTCATTATCGTGACCAATCATAATCAAGATATCCCCTAATTCGATATTCATATTAGGATCTGGGGAAATAATGACATCTTTATCTCGCTTAATTGCAATAATATTAATACCATAATGCGCACGAATATCTAAATCTACAATTGATTGTCCTGCAATACGTTCATTTGCTTTAGCCTCAACAATTGAGTATTCATCTGCTAATTCTAGGTAATCTAATACACTTGCACTCGCAATATTATGAGCGATTCTACGTCCCATATCACGTTCTGGATGGACAACTAAATCCGCTCCGATTTTATTTAAGATTTTAGCGTGATAATCATTTTGCGCTTTAGCAATTACTTTTTTAACACCTAATTCTTTTAAAATCAATGTTGTCAAAGTACTCGTTTGAATATTTTCACCGATTGCAACAATGACTTGATCAAAGTTTCTAATACCTAAACTTTTCATCACTGCTTCATCTGTTGTATCCGCTACAACAGCATGTGTCGCAATTTCACTATATTCATTAACTCGAGCTTCGCTTAAGTCAATTGCCATAACATCCATGCCTAATGCATTCAGTTCTCTAACAATACTTCCGCCGAAGCGCCCTAATCCAATCACTACAAATTCTTTTTCCATAGTAACCTCCGAAAAATAAAAATGAGGCGAGGCATTGTTTAACTATACCTTGTTTGGTACAAGTGTATAGATTGCCTCGCCCCATCTGATTTTAAATATTAATAATGACCTTCTTCACTTTTACCTTCAACATAGTCTTTGCTGAAGATGAATAATCTCATTAATAATATTAACGATGGTATTAATAAAAGTAAACCACAAACTGCTGCAATTGTAAGTGCCAATGCCATCGGGTCATCTGTTTTATTCACATTACCATTAATGTAAGGATATAAGATGTATGGCCACTTACTGATACCGTATCCTCCAATTGCTGTAGCCATTTGTAAAATCACTAACATAAACGCTGTACCTGGGGATTTTTTCATAATTGTTAATACCCAAGCTGCAATTAAGCAGATAATACTGATTAAGAATAACCACCAGTATTGTGAAACAGCAATATCAAAGTGTTCTTTGTTTTGACTGCGTAATGTAATGAAAGCAAATAATGACACAAGTGCCATAGGCGGTCCCCAGAATATAAACCATTTTCTAAGTAAAGCATAAGCTTTCATCGCTTGTGCTTTTCGAGCATAGAATGTTAAGAAACCTGAAGAAATATACATCACTGCAACTAAAGCTAAGAATACGATTGACCAAGCAAACGGACTGAAGAATAAGTCTGCCCAGTTTAAATCAACATGGCCGCCTTTTCTAGTGATATAGCCGCCTTCAGAAATAACAAGTCCCATACTTAATGATGGCGGTATTAATAAACCGGCTATACTATAAATCAATAACCATGAAAACTTAGAATCTACACCGTAGTTTTGGAAAGCGTAGAAACTACCACGCATTGTTAGTAATAACAATCCAATAGAACCAGGCACTAACAAAACTGTTCCGTAATAGTAAGCAAAGTCAGGGAAGAACCCTACTATACCTACTGTAAAGAATACTAAAAATACGTTAGTAACTTCCCAAATAGGATTTAAATAACGCGCAATGATTGGCGTCAAAGTTTTTTGTGTTCCTCTTAATCTAGCTTGTAAAAGGAAAACACCGGCACCAAAGTCAATTGAAGCTACAACGATATAACAGAATAAGAACAAGTACAATACAATCATTCCTAATGCTGTAAAACTCATGATGCTTCACCTCGGTTTCCTTCTAATTTCTCAATATCTTTATATGGCGGTTTATTTTTAAACATACGAATTAGCACATATGCTGATGTGAACATAATAATAAAGTAAACTAATCCAAATGCTATAGTTACGCCAGTTAAACCTGCAGCATTTGTAGCCGCATCTGAAACTTTCATGTAACCTCTGATAATCCAAGGTTGACGACCCATTTCTGTTAAGAACCAACCGAACTCAATAGATAACATTGCTGCTGGTCCTGTAATCAACGTTGCATATAACAAAATTTTGTTAACTGAGAATTTACGCCATTTTTTAACGATTCTCGTTAACGTATAAATACCTGATACTGCTAAACAATACATACCGCCAGTAACCATTAAGTCAAAGAAGTAATGGACAATTAAAGGTGGCTGTGTATCTTTAGGAAACTCATTCAAGCCTTCAACTTTAGTATTAATATTGTTATCAGATAAGAAACTTAGCATACCAGGAATTTTGATTGCACCTGTAACTTTCTGATCTTTTTCATTCAATACACCAAAGACTTGTAAGTCCGCACGTTTTTCAGTGTCAAAATGCCATTCGTAGGCTGCTAATTTTTCAGGTTGTTCTTTGTGTAAGAATTTTGCTGACATATCTCCTGCTAAAATAGAACCGAGTGTAAAAATCAAACCTACAATCATTGTTAATTTTAATGCACCCTTATGATAGTCTCTATCTTGAGGAATTTTGTCTCTTAATAATTTGTATGCTGCAATAGCTGCTAATAAAAAGGCCATTGTCATAATTGCTGTCGTAATAACGTGGAATTGTCTAACGCCAAATGAAGCATTGAACATTGCTGCAATTGGATCCACATGAATCATACGACCATCTTTCATTTGGAAACCAGCTGGTGTGTTCATAAATGAGTTCACTGATGTAATGAAGAAAGCTGATAGCATACCTCCGATAACAACTGGTAAACCTATAATCATGTGTGTCCATTTATTTTTAAATCGATTCCAAGTATAGAAATATATACTTAAGAAAATTGCTTCAAAGAAGAATGCAAATACTTCCATGAATAATGGCAATGCAATGACGTGACCTGCTGTTTTCATAAATGTCGGCCAAAGTAATGATAATTGCAACTCGATAATCGTACCAGTTACAACTCCGACAGCTACAGTAATAGCATAGCCTTTCGCCCATCTTTTAGCTAATGTAATAAAGCGTGCGCTGTTCTTCTTGATGCCGATAAACTCAGCAATTACAAACATTAGTGGCATCCCCACGCCGATAGTTGCGAAAACTATGTGGACAGCTAATGTCATAGCAGTTAAAAATCTGCTTAGTTCTACTGCTCCCATGATATCACCCTAATCTTTTTATATTTGGTACTGTATAATGCCCGCAAGTTTCTAAGGAGTTGTATTTAAAATTTTGGTGTGGTTCTAGGTGATGATACTAATCTTTTCAACTTCACACATGTGGTATTTCATACACTCTTTCTCTTCACTAATGCACCAAGCTTGATTTTGTTTTTCACTTTTAATAAAGTTAAGTCATCAATTTATACAAAGGAAGATTTAACTATGACTCAAGTAACAATCTACACACAAAATGAATGTCCACCTTGTCAATTTGTAAAAAATTATTTTGATGAACATAACGTGGCTTATACCGAAAAAAATATCTCAAACTCGACTTTTCGAAATGAAATGATTGATTATGATGCTTTTTCTACACCTTTTATCTTGATTGACGATCATCCTATGTATCAGGTAGATTTAGATAAAATCAATCAACTACTTCAAATACATCATTAGTCACTTAAGAAAAAATGCACTGTATTCTTATAATTACCATGAAGTGTAATAGTTTAAACAATTATAGTTCGGCTAGTACATACACAGTACTATCTATGTTACGCTTCATCAAGCTTCTTTACAATTATTATAATCACATTTTACATTATATAGTTTTTTTATCCTAATATTTTGTCACAAATTTGTAAAAGATAAAAATATGTCGACACAATTAAAAAAATTGTCAAAAGTTGATAATAAAAGAAGACAGAACTGCGCTTCGATAAATGATGACACACAAAATAACCGTGTAAGCATGAATTTCACTTCGTGCTTACACGGTTTATTTTGTAATTATACTTAAGCGTTTTTAGTATATTCTTCAACCAAAGCTACAACTTCTTCTGAAGTCGCACATTGAATTGCTTTATCGCCTAATTCTTTCATATCACTTTCATTCAATGATCTAATTAAACGACGAGCTTTTAAGATTGATGTAGCACTCATAGAGAACTCATCTAATCCGAAACCTAACAACAATGGAATTGCTGTTTGATCCCCAGCCATTTCACCACACATACCTGTCCATTTACCTTCTGCATGTGAAGCTTCGATAACTTGCTTAACCAAACGCAAAATTGCTGGATTGTATGGTTGGTATAAATAAGAAACGCGTTCTGACATACGGTCAGCAGCCATTGTATACTGAATTAAATCATTTGTACCAATACTGAAGAAGTCTACTTCTTTAGCAAATACATCAGCAAGTGCTGCAGTTGAAGGAATTTCTACCATTATTCCTAATTCAATATCATCTGCTACTTCATAGCCTTCTTTTTTAAGATTAGCACGTTCTTCTTCAAGTATAGCTTTAGCATCACGGAATTCTTGAATTGTAGCAACCATAGGGAACATAATGTTCAACTTACCGAACACAGAGGCACGCAATAACGCACGTAATTGTGGTCGGAATATTTCAGGTTGAGCCAAGCATAAACGAATTGCACGGTAACCTAAGAATGGATTCATTTCTTCTGGCAAGTCAAGATAAGGTAATTCTTTGTCGCCGCCGATATCTAAAGTACGAACAACTACACGTTTACCTTTCATTGCTTCTAATACTGCTTTATATGCTTCAAACTGTTCTTCTTCAGTAGGCATTTGGTCTCTGCCCATGTATAAGAATTCAGTTCTATATAAACCAATACCTTCTGCACCATTTTCAATAACACCAGGCAAGTCATTAGGTGTACCGATATTTGCTGCAAGTTCAACATGATGACCATCAGCAGTTACTGAATCAGCATCACGTAATTTTTGCAATTCTTGCTTATCTTTAAAGAAGTTTTCACGTTTTTCTTGATATTCTGCAATTACCTCATCACTTGGATTAATAAGTACGTCACCAGTCATACCATCAACAATAACAGTATCTCCAGCCTCAACTTCTTCAGTAATAGATTTAGTACCTACTACTGCTGGAATTTCTAAAGAACGACTCATAATTGCTGAATGAGATGTTCTGCCTCCGATGTTTGTTACGAATCCTTGCACATATTCTTTATTCAATTGTGCAGTATCAGATGGTGTTAAGTCATTACCAATAATGACTACGCTTTCATCAATGATACTCGGATTTGGTAATTCAACACCTAAGATATGTGCTAATACACGTTTCGAAACATCACGGATATCAGCCGCACGTTCTGCCATATACTCATTGTCCATTGATTCAAAAATTGTGATAAATTGATTAGAAACGTCTGTTAAAGCTTGTGCAGCATTAACATTTTCGTTTTTAATCTTATCTTCAATTGGTTGGATAAGTTCAGGATCTTCAAGAACTAATAAATGTGCATCGAAAATAGCTGCTTTATCCGCACCCAATTGTTTTTCGGCATTATTTCTGATTTTAGTCAATTCAACTTTAGATTTATTAAGTGCGCCATTAAATTTAGCGACTTCAGCATCCGTATCTGCCACTGATTCATTATCAAATGATAGGTCAGGTTCAACTAACAGATAGGCTTTTGCAATTGCAACACCATCAGATGCTGCAATGCCTTTGATTTGTTTAGCCATATTATTCAGTTAATCCTTCTTTAGATAACACTTCAGTGATAGCTTGGATAGCATCTGCTTCGTCGCTACCGTCAGCATAGATAGTAATTTCTGCATCTTTGCCGACACCTAAACTCATAACACCCATAATAGATTTCAAGTTGACTTTTTTGCCGTTGTATTCTAATTGAATATCTGAATCAAATTTTGAAGCTGTTTGTACAAGCATTGTTGCTGGACGAGCGTGAATACCTGTTTCGTCGATGATAGTGTATGATTGTTGTTCCATAATAATCTTTCTCCTTCGCATCAATAAATTAGTGATAATTCACCTTTACATTATTACACATTAACTTTACCAAAATATGCATCTAAATTCAATTTGTTAATTCCTTGAGACCGTAAGATTTTTTTCTAATTTGTGAAAAAATTAACAATTATTCACCCGTTGGAGTTGCCAATAATTTTTTGGCAACGTTTTCACATTTCTGGATGTGTTCATCTCCTAATTTTTTCATAAAGTAATAACTGATTGACGCAGAAATAGCTTGACCCACTAATGGGAACCATTTTGTTTGCTTAGCAGCAGTACGCTTAGCAACATCTTTAATTGCGACTTTTAAAATAGCTTTGGATACTGTACGCCCGATAAATTGGCTACCTTGAATAGATGCGGCTACTAAAATACGCTCTTTCAAGTCATCACTCATATGACTCACTTGTTTATGATCTAAACCGTAAATTTTATTGATATCTTCAATAATGTCTTTCATCAATTTTAAATCTACACCGAAATCAAGCCCAGGAATTGGAACGACACTCGCTGCAGAAGACCAAAGTGACTTCTTGCGCACAAGTTCTTCTGCTCTTGCACGTCTGCGCTCTAAATCACTGTCATTGACTGGTAAAGCTGATTTCCCTGTAACCGGCTCTAAATCCATCACTTTATTGCCTAATTTATCACTTGTATTTTTAATCAATTTATCTTTAATTCCCATTTTCTTTCAACCTCCATTATATAATTTCTTCTTTACTTGATACCCGAACGAATACCACTTTTAGATACTTAGAAGGTTTATAATGCGGATTAGTTTTGAAGTCTTTTGGCAATCCCATTACCTCTTCAATTTCAAAATCTACATTCGCATCATTCAATGTTTTTTTAATCATATTTTTGAATGCTTTAGAAGAAAGTGCACTTGAATTTGTACTTAAAATTAATACACCGTCTTCATTCAAAATCGGTAATGCTTCTTCAATCAACTTATGATAATCTTTTTGTACTGTAAATACCTTCTTCTTATTACGTGCAAAACTTGGGGGATCAATCACAATTGTGTCGTATACACGATTATGTCTTGCAGCATAATGATAGAAATCAAAAGTATCCATTACATAAATAAATTGTGTTTTCGGGTCAATACCATTTACCCCGAAATTCTCTTCTGTCAAACTTCTTGAACGGTTTGCTAAATCAACACTTGTAGTATCCGCTGCGGTTTCAGCTGCAATAACTGAAAATGCTCCAGTATAACTGAAAAGATTCAATACATGATGATCAGGTGCATAAACATCACGTAGTTTTTTACGTACTTCTTTTTGGTCTAAGAAAATGCCCGTCATTGGACCGTCGTCTAAATCAACATTATAAAATGTAAAGTTTTCTTCAATGATAATTGGAAATTCTGGAGCTTCACCAGTTACGTATCCACTTTCAACAGCATCATCTTTAAATCGTGTTTTTTCAAAGATTGAAGTATATGGAAAGACATCTTGAACCGCATTAAGTACAATATTTCTAAATGCATAAATACCTTTTGAATACCATTGAACAAGTAAGTGACCATTATAATTATCTATAGTTAATCCGCCGATTCCATCTCCTTCTGCATTAAAAAGACGAAATGCATTTGTGCCATCTATATTAAAGAAATATTGACGGTAATCTAATGCTTCTTGGAATAATTCTGTAAAAAATGATGTATCGATTGTTTGCTCTGAGTCATAACTTAATACCCAACCTAATCCTTTATGTTGACGTCCAACATAAGCAGTTGCGATATAACGTCCATTATCAGTAACAATGTGAAAAATATCTCCATCTTCTAAATGGCTATGCTCATATATATCTTCTTCGTCTACTAAAGGATATTGATTTAAATACTTTTGTTCTTTACCTTTATTAATAACTGCTGTCTTCATATTAAATTCCGCCTTTTATAAGTATTTTATTTCATGTTAACGTATCATAACTTTCCTTTCTAAAAAGAAAGTTTAAAAAGCTGAGAAACTACTTAGCGTTCCTCAGCTTTGAATTTTACTGATTATCTACAGGAGTACGCATTTGAATTACAAACGCAATAATGACTGCAACCAGCATAATTAATAAAATTGGTGTGATAAAAATAGATAATAACAACCCGTGAATCATGATATTCACAAACTCAGTCAACAATTTAAAGAATAAGATACTGATCATGAACATTTGTACATAATAAAATTTACCACGTAAGAAATGCGTTAATGTTGTAATGATATAAATTATAATCACAACTAACAGTAAGAATAAAGTAATCCATTCAATGACGTAAGAAGTTTGGGATAATTCCCATTCACCTGAGGCAAATAAAGCATTTCTGTTATTCAATTCTAATAAGGTAAATAAGAATAAAACAATACCGCAAATCAGTTCAACAATTCCCGGTTTAATCCATTTTGGACGTTTCATCCAGTTAGGAATATCATCGTCTTGTATATCAATTTTTTCCTTGATTGTGTTTTTGAATTTATCACGTTTATTTCTGATTTTTTCTAAATCGATGCTTCGTCGAGTTCGATGTGTAAATTCTTGTGTACGTTCTTGGAACTCACGGAATTGTTCTTTCGTCTGGCTCATTGCACCATTTTTATCCGTACGAGAATACTCCATCTCTTCGCCTAGCTCTGCTTTAGTAAGCGGTAATGATCTTCTAAGGAAAAGGAAATTCCAAATCGATATTTGGGCTAGTATCCACATTACGATGAAGAAAGCATTTACACTTAAAATATCTATCATCGCAATTTCATGACTCTCGATACGGCCATATAATGCAATTTGTGTTATTAAATAACTAATTCCATATGCAGAAATTATCCATAAATAGTGTTCTTTTCTATGATTATGGTTCAAATCATCTTTATAGACAATGTAACCTGTATGCACGATAAATGGTACAACAAAAATAATTGCCGCAAAGCCATAGACTTGTGTCATCAAGATAATTGTAATAATAAAGAATAAAATTCCCACAATTAGGAAGAATATTGAAATGTCATAATCATATTTTGTTGTCACGAATAACAAATAACCAATCCATAATAATGCAACGCCGAATACTATGATAAATATGGCACTGAATATAGGGAACTGGCCGATAAACCG from Staphylococcus condimenti carries:
- a CDS encoding class I SAM-dependent rRNA methyltransferase, giving the protein MKTAVINKGKEQKYLNQYPLVDEEDIYEHSHLEDGDIFHIVTDNGRYIATAYVGRQHKGLGWVLSYDSEQTIDTSFFTELFQEALDYRQYFFNIDGTNAFRLFNAEGDGIGGLTIDNYNGHLLVQWYSKGIYAFRNIVLNAVQDVFPYTSIFEKTRFKDDAVESGYVTGEAPEFPIIIEENFTFYNVDLDDGPMTGIFLDQKEVRKKLRDVYAPDHHVLNLFSYTGAFSVIAAETAADTTSVDLANRSRSLTEENFGVNGIDPKTQFIYVMDTFDFYHYAARHNRVYDTIVIDPPSFARNKKKVFTVQKDYHKLIEEALPILNEDGVLILSTNSSALSSKAFKNMIKKTLNDANVDFEIEEVMGLPKDFKTNPHYKPSKYLKVVFVRVSSKEEII
- the auxA gene encoding lipoteichoic acid stability factor AuxA, producing the protein MSYFKKHAEIIFSLIIGIVSLFIGIIILLNLSFIHKLAKGSKVDIHIYNVWDFINAFFGEIIRIMSRFIGQFPIFSAIFIIVFGVALLWIGYLLFVTTKYDYDISIFFLIVGILFFIITIILMTQVYGFAAIIFVVPFIVHTGYIVYKDDLNHNHRKEHYLWIISAYGISYLITQIALYGRIESHEIAMIDILSVNAFFIVMWILAQISIWNFLFLRRSLPLTKAELGEEMEYSRTDKNGAMSQTKEQFREFQERTQEFTHRTRRSIDLEKIRNKRDKFKNTIKEKIDIQDDDIPNWMKRPKWIKPGIVELICGIVLFLFTLLELNNRNALFASGEWELSQTSYVIEWITLFLLLVVIIIYIITTLTHFLRGKFYYVQMFMISILFFKLLTEFVNIMIHGLLLSIFITPILLIMLVAVIIAFVIQMRTPVDNQ